A stretch of DNA from Scleropages formosus chromosome 13, fSclFor1.1, whole genome shotgun sequence:
TTCACAAACATCTCTGCTGATGTGGGGATGATGGGCGCTGGTCTGAAAGCGACCTTGCGTGTTCCAACAGCCGCTGCATGTCTTGTGCGGGGAATGGGGCCCTTCGTGGATTCAGAGTCGCGTCTTCGTCGTCTTGTCCTCCTCGCGTGGTCGTCCTCCTAGTCTTTgttgtcctcctcctcttcgtctcctcgtcctcctcgtcttcctagtcctcctgctcctccatgTGCTGGACGACTTTTTCACACTCTAAGCTGTTGGCATCTTACCCCGTTAGAGTGGACACAACAGACCGCGAGCGACGCTCTGGCATGCGATCAGAGCTCGGGTCCCTCTAGCATAAACGCTGTGCGACCGCTGTGCGACATCTCAAGGTAGGAAAGAAGGGACAAGACTCGTCGGTGAGAAAACGAGGACGAGTTCTTTATTAAAGCACACGACACACAACGCACACATCGCAGCACCAAACGTCTGTCGCATTTACAGCACCCTGAAGGCCAGCAGCTCTACCTTATGCCGGAGAAGCTCTGCAGCACCACCCCCCGGGGTGTGTCGACTCACGGGCAGAGGGATGGCGTTCCGCTGCTCACTAGATCTTGTGGAACAAGAAGCTTTTTCAACTTCAGCACGGTCCACTTGGGCCACGGGGGGTCCTGGGGCTGTGAGGCACTGCTCTGTATCCTGCCCTGACCTTTCTCCAGCCTTCGTGGCTTCACAGTGCCTGAGGAACTAGCTGAAAGGAGCAAGTGTACGGAAAGAACCCGAACGCGTGAGGCTTTTCCAGAGAAGCCGAAGCAGAACACCGTAGGACGTTGgacctctggggggggggggggggtggtaggCTCTCGCGAACCTGCTGCTGAACGTGATCCGTTTCTGCACCGAAATGGGCTGGGTTCTCCTGCAGTGCGTTCGCGGAGCAGAAACAGTGTTGGTGAGGAATAATAATTTGGTTAAGTACCGCATTCGGAAGTGATGCAAGAGGgagcaaaacacagtaaaagctgTCAATCTGAGCCTGGGATCCGGGTGGGATGGACATGCAGTTGGCACAGTGAGGCTCCGCTCCTTGGACTGGAGATCGTCGTCAACCGCAGGACCGTCTGCCCTCGGCCGCCTGTACGGACCGACCTGGGCCAGAATCGccagcgcagtggttagaactctGTCTTCCGACATGAAGGTCACAACGTCgcatcccacctactgctgtagtaccaaggtacttatcctcaatcTCTCCCGTAAAAAGAAGTTgttaattgtaagtagcttcacgttataagtcgctttggagaaacatgtcggataaatgtaaaaaagaaggAATACTAGTGAGCTTCTTACGCTTGTGAGACGGAAGACAAAGCTAGAGAGCAGCCTGCGTGCGACTAACACGCTAAGGAGCGTCAGCATCCTCTGTGGATCACGTGATCTCGCGCAGCCATTGGCCACAGCACCCCAGCGGCAGTGAGCGGTCAGCGTGCGGCTCTGTGCCAAACGGCTCCTGGCTCTCAGTTCTTGAAGAATTTGGGCCCGAACACCACGCCAGCCACGCAGGTCACGACGAAGAGGACCCACAAGGTGACGGCGAGCAGCTGGACGCACAGCAGGCCCCGTCGCTGCCGTTGCAGCCCCTGCAACCCCTGACCCCCGGGGGGCGCTGCGCTCATCTGCTCCACACGCAGGCTCACCGTGGGCAGGATGACGAAGCGGGAGTCGGTCGCTTGCACAGACAGCACCACCCGCTGGGTCACGGTGGCCACGGGGAACGCCAGGGGCGGCAGGAGCGCCAGGATGCGCGAGTTGCAGGGTAAGGAGAGGGCGTCGCCGGCTCCGAGGGGGGTCGGGTGTCGGCACAGGGGGCACGCGATCGCCGGGGCCTCGCGGGCCTCCGCAGCGTGAGGAGGCGCCAGCTGGATCCTCTGCAGGCACTCGGTGCAGAAGACGTGCAGACACTGCAGCATGCGGGGGCACTTCCCCCCCTGGTCGTACTCCTGGTAGCAGATGGGGCACTCCACGTCGGCCCCGAGCTCCTCCTGCGCGACGGGGGCCTGGACGGTGCCCGGAATGTCAGCCATGGAGGCGGccgctgggggaggggggagctggGAGCTCTGTCCTACAGAAACAGGCGGCCgtcagtattttttattagggccagcagatggcgtagcGGTCGGAGCCAGTGCGCTCAGGTCGAAACACCGTCTAAAGACCAGGGTTCGAatgtcacctcctgctgcagcagcgttaatcaagtacttaccctgaactgacagaaaATAACCCTGCTGCGCAAACTGCtcggtaaatcagtgtaagtggctcaAAGCTGTCAGTCACCCTGGAGTAAAGTgtgaaagaaatgaatgaataataatgaccccccccccatccacatGGAGGGCCTCTGTGCCACATTGGTCaccgggggggggagggggacctCAGGCGGAGACGCGTCGCCTTTGAGTTTGAGTTGCGACGGAGGCGCTGAGCTCCACTGGCCGCCAGAGGACCAAGAAGGACGGTGGCgccacagtgctgctctctctgctCCCTCTCGTGTACCGGGGAATGCTGGGCGTGCGTGTGTTCCCTCATGCCCCCCTGTCTCTCTACAGGGGCCGGTTGCCCACTGAT
This window harbors:
- the LOC108923153 gene encoding E3 ubiquitin-protein ligase RNF183, which codes for MADIPGTVQAPVAQEELGADVECPICYQEYDQGGKCPRMLQCLHVFCTECLQRIQLAPPHAAEAREAPAIACPLCRHPTPLGAGDALSLPCNSRILALLPPLAFPVATVTQRVVLSVQATDSRFVILPTVSLRVEQMSAAPPGGQGLQGLQRQRRGLLCVQLLAVTLWVLFVVTCVAGVVFGPKFFKN